A genomic window from Sporosarcina sp. Marseille-Q4063 includes:
- a CDS encoding DEAD/DEAH box helicase, with protein sequence MTFKDYQLSTEIIRALDKLGYSIPTEVQEKVVPAALERKDLVVKSQTGSGKTAAFGIPICEMIEWEENKPQALILTPTRELADQVKKDITNIGRFKRIRAAAVYGKHPFNYQKEELRQKCHIVVGTPGRVFDHIEKGTLVLDEVKCLVLDEADEMLNMGFIDQVESIINRVPKDRMTMFFSATLPENVEKLSQNYLKDPKHIEIKSTITLTDNIDHSLFIVEEQRKFDLLRDVTIVENPDSCILFCRTKDRVDELTTQLEKLHYTCDKLHGGMMQEDRFAVMDDFKRGEFRYLIATDVAARGIDIDNITHVINYDLPLENESYVHRVGRTGRAGNKGKAITFATPNEDRFLAEIEDYIGFEIPRRKAPSRQSVNEAMDAFTIKLESLPERKRDKSELVNQDIMKLYFNGGKKKKLRAFDFVGTITSIPGITAEDIGIIKIQDTVTYIDILNGKGKLVLAEMKMKTVKGKKLKVHKAKR encoded by the coding sequence ATGACATTTAAAGATTATCAATTAAGCACTGAAATTATTCGAGCGTTGGATAAACTTGGGTATTCAATACCTACAGAAGTACAAGAAAAAGTAGTGCCTGCCGCGCTCGAAAGAAAAGATTTAGTCGTCAAATCACAGACGGGCAGCGGAAAGACTGCGGCATTTGGAATTCCGATTTGTGAAATGATCGAATGGGAAGAAAACAAACCGCAGGCCTTGATTTTGACGCCTACGCGTGAACTCGCGGATCAGGTGAAAAAAGACATTACGAATATCGGTCGTTTCAAACGGATTCGAGCGGCAGCTGTGTACGGAAAACATCCATTTAATTATCAAAAAGAAGAGCTCAGACAAAAATGCCATATTGTCGTCGGAACGCCCGGTCGTGTATTTGACCATATAGAGAAAGGGACGCTTGTGCTTGATGAAGTAAAGTGTTTAGTTCTCGATGAAGCCGATGAAATGTTGAATATGGGCTTTATTGATCAAGTCGAGTCGATTATTAACAGAGTGCCAAAAGACAGAATGACAATGTTTTTTTCCGCAACACTTCCGGAAAATGTTGAAAAACTAAGTCAAAACTATCTAAAAGATCCAAAACATATTGAAATAAAATCGACAATCACATTGACCGATAATATAGACCACTCACTATTTATTGTTGAGGAACAAAGAAAGTTCGATTTATTGCGGGATGTAACAATCGTTGAGAATCCGGATAGTTGCATATTATTTTGCAGAACGAAGGACCGGGTTGATGAACTAACGACGCAACTCGAAAAGCTGCATTACACATGCGATAAGCTTCACGGCGGCATGATGCAAGAAGATCGATTTGCAGTCATGGATGATTTTAAACGGGGAGAATTCCGCTATTTAATCGCGACTGATGTGGCGGCACGAGGAATTGACATCGACAACATTACGCATGTCATTAACTATGATCTACCGCTTGAAAATGAAAGTTACGTGCACAGGGTCGGCAGAACTGGACGTGCCGGGAACAAAGGAAAAGCGATTACGTTCGCCACACCTAACGAGGATAGATTTCTCGCTGAAATCGAAGACTATATTGGATTTGAAATTCCAAGAAGAAAAGCACCGTCGCGACAATCTGTTAATGAAGCGATGGATGCATTCACCATAAAATTGGAAAGCTTGCCCGAAAGAAAAAGAGATAAAAGCGAGTTAGTGAACCAGGATATAATGAAATTGTATTTCAACGGCGGCAAAAAGAAAAAGCTACGTGCATTCGATTTTGTCGGAACAATTACAAGTATTCCAGGCATTACCGCTGAAGATATTGGCATCATAAAAATCCAAGATACCGTGACTTATATAGATATTCTGAACGGTAAAGGGAAACTTGTCTTAGCTGAGATGAAGATGAAAACAG